A region from the Enterobacteriaceae endosymbiont of Donacia clavipes genome encodes:
- the rpsT gene encoding 30S ribosomal protein S20, producing the protein MANTRSSKKRILKSEQKRKYNVNYRSMLRTFIKKVNSAIFNKNIKLSKKMFKITQSILDRQVQKGLIHKNKASRYKSKLYNKIINIT; encoded by the coding sequence ATGGCGAATACAAGATCATCTAAAAAGAGAATTTTAAAATCAGAACAAAAAAGAAAATATAATGTAAATTATCGATCTATGTTACGTACATTTATTAAAAAAGTTAATAGTGCTATATTTAATAAAAATATAAAATTATCAAAAAAAATGTTTAAAATAACACAATCTATTTTAGATAGACAAGTACAAAAAGGATTAATTCATAAAAATAAAGCATCTCGTTATAAATCTAAATTGTATAACAAAATCATAAATATTACTTAA
- the erpA gene encoding iron-sulfur cluster insertion protein ErpA: MKNKLINESIILTKKAAKKIKTLCYKNINFRVFIIGGGCSGFKYDFTLDKNIRKNDVVINIFGINILIDKISIQYLYGSIIDYIENIEESKFVIKNSNMKNTCSCGSSFDI, from the coding sequence ATGAAAAATAAATTAATTAATGAATCTATTATTTTAACAAAAAAAGCAGCTAAAAAGATAAAAACATTATGTTATAAAAATATTAATTTTAGAGTATTTATTATAGGAGGAGGATGTAGTGGTTTTAAATATGATTTTACATTAGATAAAAATATAAGAAAAAATGATGTTGTCATAAATATATTTGGAATAAATATTTTAATAGACAAAATAAGTATTCAATATTTATATGGAAGTATAATTGATTATATTGAAAATATCGAAGAATCTAAATTTGTTATTAAAAATTCAAATATGAAAAATACATGTAGTTGTGGTTCTTCATTTGACATTTAA
- the gpmA gene encoding 2,3-diphosphoglycerate-dependent phosphoglycerate mutase has translation MSNIKLVLLRHGQSEWNKKNLFTGWRDVKLSKEGKIEAIQAGKILKNFNFKFDYAYTSVLKRAINTLWFILKELDQLWIPVKKTWRLNERHYGSLQGMNKKQVLKKFGKIQVQKWRRSFTTKPPLLSIEDPKWERFDPKYAKLDDHQLPLSESLSTTLERVVYIWKNNILHKIMNGERILIVAHGNSLRAFIKYIENISDKEIINLNLPTGSPIICEFNNKLKFKKRYYLDDI, from the coding sequence ATGTCTAATATAAAGTTAGTATTATTACGTCACGGACAAAGTGAATGGAATAAAAAAAATTTATTTACTGGTTGGCGAGACGTTAAATTATCAAAAGAGGGAAAAATTGAAGCAATACAAGCAGGAAAAATATTAAAAAATTTTAATTTTAAATTTGATTACGCTTATACTTCTGTCTTAAAAAGAGCGATAAATACTTTATGGTTTATTTTAAAAGAATTAGATCAATTATGGATTCCTGTAAAAAAAACATGGAGATTAAATGAAAGACATTATGGATCTTTACAAGGAATGAATAAAAAACAAGTTTTAAAAAAATTTGGGAAAATACAAGTTCAGAAATGGCGTCGTAGTTTTACTACTAAACCACCATTATTATCAATAGAAGATCCTAAATGGGAAAGATTTGATCCTAAATATGCAAAATTAGATGATCATCAATTACCTTTATCAGAAAGTTTATCTACAACTCTAGAAAGAGTTGTTTATATATGGAAAAATAATATTTTACATAAAATTATGAATGGTGAACGTATTCTTATTGTTGCACATGGAAATTCATTAAGAGCTTTTATTAAATATATAGAAAATATTAGTGATAAAGAAATTATTAATTTAAATTTACCTACTGGTAGTCCTATTATTTGCGAGTTTAATAATAAATTAAAATTTAAAAAAAGATATTATCTAGATGATATATAA